Proteins encoded in a region of the Devosia sp. RR2S18 genome:
- a CDS encoding phage late control D family protein produces the protein MWKVDWRVTVDGQDATTAMRPYLMSVSVSDRDGTASDAAQLEFDDAGGQVKLPRDGAKVQVHLQGALVFEGVVDAVRSSGSRGGGRILSINAKGFDAKGKATEKQAFHLDDATLQQFMDKAASKAGISTVAIDPAFASIFRDYWSADHDSFLQLGEKLARELGATFKIRGDKAVLAKRGTGSAASGAAMPTVLGEVGRNVINWSIAPVISRQKAKATRARYFDRASASFKQVDVETSIEDSEVVDAVSKLAADEEQARAMAEGRKADDEREGGEGSVQIDLAPEAQAEGTFILRGARPGIDGSYRIVGVTHKADRGGGSVTNLDLKQPGSGAGKDQRQASIGGGSTSSPESPAPTPDIDLSLPGPIDGTP, from the coding sequence ATGTGGAAAGTAGACTGGCGTGTGACGGTAGATGGCCAGGACGCGACGACGGCCATGCGGCCCTACCTCATGAGCGTTTCCGTCTCTGATCGGGACGGAACGGCAAGCGATGCCGCGCAGCTCGAGTTCGACGATGCCGGCGGCCAAGTGAAGCTCCCTCGAGACGGCGCCAAGGTCCAAGTGCACCTGCAGGGCGCATTGGTGTTTGAAGGGGTGGTTGATGCTGTTCGATCGTCGGGGAGTAGAGGCGGTGGTCGCATCCTGAGCATCAACGCCAAAGGCTTCGATGCCAAAGGCAAGGCGACGGAGAAGCAGGCATTTCACCTGGACGATGCCACGCTGCAGCAATTCATGGACAAGGCGGCCAGCAAGGCCGGCATCTCGACCGTGGCGATCGACCCGGCCTTCGCCTCCATCTTTCGGGATTACTGGTCAGCAGATCACGATAGTTTTCTGCAGTTGGGCGAAAAGCTGGCTCGTGAGCTTGGCGCCACGTTCAAGATCCGAGGCGATAAGGCAGTGCTGGCAAAGCGAGGCACCGGCTCCGCAGCCAGCGGAGCGGCCATGCCGACGGTTTTGGGTGAAGTAGGCCGCAACGTCATCAATTGGTCCATCGCCCCCGTAATCAGTCGCCAGAAGGCGAAGGCGACACGGGCGCGATATTTCGACAGAGCATCCGCTAGCTTCAAGCAGGTGGACGTAGAAACCTCCATCGAGGACAGCGAGGTGGTGGACGCCGTGTCCAAGCTTGCCGCTGACGAAGAGCAGGCCCGGGCCATGGCAGAGGGGCGCAAGGCAGATGACGAGCGCGAGGGCGGCGAGGGCTCGGTTCAAATCGATCTCGCACCAGAGGCGCAAGCAGAGGGCACCTTTATCCTAAGAGGCGCTCGTCCTGGGATAGATGGCAGCTATAGGATTGTAGGCGTTACCCACAAGGCTGATCGAGGCGGTGGCTCAGTGACCAACCTTGACCTCAAGCAGCCCGGTAGCGGTGCAGGCAAGGACCAGCGGCAGGCAAGTATAGGCGGCGGCAGCACCAGCAGCCCGGAATCGCCCGCGCCAACGCCTGACATTGATCTCAGCCTGCCAGGGCCGATCGACGGCACGCCTTGA
- a CDS encoding sensor histidine kinase — MAAFHPHRIFNRLYGLPAQSPPQPYEQFAKAVHPDDLDRIVRAAPTLEAGVQPNEYRVIRSDGSVRWLQRQGSIIRDAAGKPVQVLGVSFDVTDRKEREAQITLLAQEAAHRVKNMLAMVQGIMAQSLRSATDMKQAREVIGARLVALAEAQDLLTRGDATAAAMDDVVAATIRLHNDGDGRFAVEGPDAQLSSKVVLSLGLMLHELATNALKYGALSVPEGRVEITWARVAMEAGAAVAFTWRELNGPAVVPPDTRGFGSRLIERGVASNLGSHVDLDYAASGFVCRAVIPVEG, encoded by the coding sequence TTGGCCGCTTTCCATCCCCATAGGATCTTCAACCGGCTTTATGGGTTGCCGGCGCAGTCACCGCCGCAACCCTATGAGCAGTTTGCCAAGGCTGTTCACCCCGACGATCTCGATCGCATCGTACGAGCGGCTCCGACGCTGGAAGCAGGCGTCCAGCCGAACGAATATCGTGTCATCCGCTCCGATGGCAGCGTGCGCTGGCTGCAGCGGCAGGGCAGCATCATCCGCGATGCAGCCGGCAAGCCCGTGCAGGTGCTCGGTGTCAGCTTCGACGTTACCGACCGCAAGGAGCGCGAGGCGCAGATTACCCTTCTCGCCCAGGAAGCAGCGCACCGCGTCAAGAACATGCTGGCGATGGTGCAGGGCATCATGGCGCAATCGCTCCGGTCGGCGACCGACATGAAGCAGGCGCGCGAGGTGATCGGGGCGCGGCTGGTCGCGCTGGCGGAGGCGCAGGATCTATTAACGCGTGGCGATGCCACTGCCGCCGCCATGGACGATGTGGTCGCCGCCACCATCCGCCTGCACAATGATGGCGATGGCCGTTTCGCCGTCGAAGGTCCCGATGCCCAGTTGAGCTCGAAGGTGGTCCTCAGTCTGGGCCTGATGCTGCATGAACTGGCCACTAATGCCCTGAAATACGGCGCGCTGAGCGTTCCCGAGGGGCGGGTTGAGATTACCTGGGCCCGAGTTGCGATGGAGGCCGGCGCAGCCGTTGCCTTCACCTGGCGCGAACTGAACGGGCCCGCTGTCGTGCCACCAGACACGCGCGGCTTTGGCTCACGCCTTATCGAGCGCGGTGTTGCTTCCAATCTGGGCAGCCACGTTGATCTCGACTACGCAGCAAGCGGCTTTGTCTGCCGGGCCGTGATCCCCGTCGAAGGCTAG
- a CDS encoding IS110 family transposase, whose amino-acid sequence MQANSTKAPAPIRVDLAAIFVSLELSRSKWLVTSLSPGRGEKMSRHIVSAGDVPGLLDHFAELQRKAEERTKHNLRIICIQEAGLDGFWIHRVLGREGIESYVVDPASIATSRRRRRAKTDRIDGEALIRALLAYSRGEPRVCAMLRVPTPEEEDRRRLVRERKALTNERIRHVNRIKGLLFSQGVAGYEPLKADRRKCLDLLATGDGRPLPPALRAQISRELDRIELLIQQIKAVEEERDAMLAAADVPTPALLLNLKGIGPEFAAVLWSEGLSRKFDNRRQVAAYAGLAPTPWQSGLINYEQGVSKSGNPRLRSTLVQVAWLWVRHQPNSTLSQWFRTRVMQSGGRYKKTAIVALARKLLVALWKYVNAGVVIEGAVLTKSSA is encoded by the coding sequence ATGCAAGCCAACAGCACCAAAGCTCCGGCCCCAATCCGCGTCGATCTTGCCGCAATATTTGTCTCGTTAGAACTGTCTCGTTCAAAGTGGCTTGTGACGTCCCTCTCTCCGGGACGCGGCGAGAAAATGTCGCGACACATCGTGTCGGCGGGTGACGTTCCGGGTTTGCTCGACCACTTCGCTGAACTGCAACGCAAGGCGGAAGAAAGAACGAAACATAACTTGCGGATCATTTGCATCCAGGAGGCCGGTTTGGATGGATTCTGGATACACCGGGTTCTTGGGCGCGAAGGTATCGAAAGCTACGTCGTCGACCCGGCGTCGATTGCCACATCACGCCGCCGCCGCCGGGCCAAGACCGACCGGATCGACGGCGAGGCACTCATCCGGGCTTTACTGGCTTACAGTCGCGGCGAGCCTCGCGTTTGTGCCATGTTGCGGGTGCCAACGCCGGAGGAGGAGGATCGTCGCCGTCTAGTGCGCGAGCGAAAGGCGCTGACGAACGAGCGGATCAGGCACGTCAACAGGATAAAGGGTCTGCTGTTCAGCCAAGGCGTGGCCGGATACGAGCCGTTGAAGGCCGACCGACGCAAGTGCCTCGATCTGCTTGCCACCGGAGATGGACGGCCGTTGCCGCCGGCACTCAGGGCACAGATCAGCCGCGAACTTGATCGGATCGAGTTGCTGATCCAGCAGATCAAGGCCGTCGAGGAGGAACGCGATGCTATGCTCGCTGCGGCAGATGTGCCCACACCGGCGCTGTTGCTCAATCTCAAGGGTATCGGCCCGGAATTTGCGGCTGTCTTGTGGTCCGAGGGACTTTCCCGGAAGTTCGACAACCGAAGGCAGGTCGCCGCTTACGCAGGTCTTGCCCCAACGCCGTGGCAAAGTGGCCTGATCAATTATGAGCAAGGGGTGTCGAAATCCGGCAATCCTCGGCTGCGATCGACGCTTGTACAAGTTGCCTGGCTCTGGGTGCGCCATCAGCCGAACTCGACCCTCAGTCAATGGTTCAGGACGCGCGTCATGCAGAGCGGTGGCCGGTACAAGAAGACTGCAATTGTCGCCCTTGCCCGCAAACTGCTTGTCGCGCTGTGGAAATACGTGAACGCGGGCGTTGTCATAGAAGGAGCGGTTCTAACGAAATCATCAGCGTAA
- a CDS encoding DUF2971 domain-containing protein, which yields MIKSEMPASEDAAKSVADVAEAFTPGGADDAPHLQTGSALRSIASTAVDRFVQPEQAPRRLFHYTSSAGLLGILDSNELRFSDPFFLNDGSEVFYGADMFRTHLEERLKGFGSSTIDFANRLVERLYHDRSSGRGLIFCLSEEGNLLNQWRDYGKDIVPYSIEFEMQELVFEGEFPALIFKMVYDHEAQTSVIAEMVDKYIIEIQRLWSLIENDADLQNRTIMAMSADISHVLTQFKNSAFAPEREWRLVTYPYWFNDKAPDFRTSSLGVVPYVSRGPKGGAKGGGLLPIVAVGVGPSPHGKTSQLGLSLLLHRYGYGQVPTWYSTIPAR from the coding sequence TTGATTAAAAGCGAAATGCCAGCGAGCGAAGATGCCGCAAAAAGCGTTGCTGACGTTGCGGAAGCCTTCACCCCAGGGGGAGCGGACGATGCGCCGCACCTGCAGACAGGTTCTGCTCTAAGGAGCATTGCGTCCACAGCGGTGGATCGCTTTGTACAACCTGAGCAGGCTCCGCGAAGGCTGTTCCACTACACATCGTCAGCCGGTCTGCTGGGAATACTTGATAGCAATGAGTTGCGGTTCTCGGATCCGTTCTTCCTTAACGATGGGTCGGAAGTTTTCTATGGCGCCGATATGTTCCGGACGCACTTGGAAGAGCGCCTGAAGGGGTTTGGTAGCTCCACCATTGATTTTGCGAACCGCCTTGTTGAACGGCTCTATCATGACCGTTCATCTGGGCGCGGGCTAATCTTCTGCCTGAGCGAGGAGGGTAACCTTCTTAATCAGTGGAGAGACTACGGAAAGGATATTGTTCCCTACAGCATCGAGTTTGAGATGCAGGAGCTGGTATTTGAGGGAGAGTTTCCAGCCCTAATTTTCAAGATGGTCTATGACCATGAAGCACAAACTTCTGTCATTGCCGAGATGGTGGACAAATACATAATTGAAATCCAGCGTCTTTGGTCATTGATCGAGAACGATGCTGATCTTCAGAACCGAACAATTATGGCGATGTCTGCAGATATAAGCCACGTACTAACACAGTTCAAGAACTCTGCATTTGCTCCCGAGCGAGAGTGGAGGCTGGTAACTTACCCCTACTGGTTCAATGACAAGGCGCCGGACTTTAGGACAAGCTCTCTTGGAGTAGTTCCCTATGTTTCGCGAGGTCCTAAGGGGGGTGCTAAAGGGGGTGGTTTGCTTCCGATAGTTGCAGTCGGTGTTGGTCCGTCTCCCCACGGCAAGACGTCACAGCTAGGTCTCAGCCTGCTCTTGCACCGGTACGGATATGGTCAGGTGCCAACCTGGTACTCTACAATCCCTGCACGATGA
- a CDS encoding IS110 family transposase produces the protein MDQIYIGVDVAKAWLDIYHPAHGARRIENTPAGIRSFASAVAREGAWVIFEASGGYDRALRDGLEAGKSSFSRVNPRQARDFARAMGVIGKTDRVDARMLATFGQKLQPAQTPPISATRQVLLAQIIRRRQLVEMRKQEATRLQQTTDSDSRSDMKSLILVLERRIAKVEARIAEIIQSSPEIAETDRMLQSVPGVGMIVSATLMAELPEIGTTDRRKIAALAGLAPIARDSGQRQGKRVIGGGRATVRTVLYLAALHASRHSTTFKAFRRKLQDAGKPVKAALTATARKLLSVLNSMVADGAYFREILAT, from the coding sequence ATGGACCAGATTTACATCGGCGTTGATGTCGCCAAGGCTTGGCTCGACATCTATCATCCAGCTCATGGTGCCCGGCGTATCGAGAACACTCCAGCCGGAATCCGGAGCTTTGCCAGTGCTGTTGCGCGCGAGGGAGCATGGGTCATCTTTGAGGCTAGCGGCGGTTACGATCGAGCGCTGCGCGACGGGCTTGAGGCGGGTAAATCCAGCTTCAGTCGAGTCAATCCTCGCCAAGCGCGTGACTTCGCCAGAGCCATGGGAGTGATCGGCAAGACCGACCGCGTTGATGCCAGGATGCTCGCGACCTTTGGACAGAAGCTGCAGCCGGCACAGACGCCCCCGATCTCGGCTACCAGGCAAGTGCTGCTCGCGCAGATCATCCGGCGCCGTCAATTAGTTGAAATGCGAAAGCAGGAGGCGACCCGTCTCCAGCAAACGACAGACAGCGATTCCAGATCCGATATGAAAAGCCTGATCCTGGTTCTGGAACGGCGAATTGCAAAGGTCGAGGCCAGGATCGCCGAGATCATCCAATCGTCGCCCGAAATAGCGGAAACGGACCGCATGCTTCAATCAGTGCCTGGCGTAGGTATGATCGTTTCCGCAACCTTGATGGCCGAGCTGCCGGAAATCGGCACGACGGATCGCCGAAAGATCGCGGCATTAGCCGGTCTCGCTCCGATCGCCCGTGACAGTGGACAGCGGCAGGGTAAGCGGGTCATCGGCGGCGGAAGGGCAACCGTCAGAACAGTCCTGTATCTTGCTGCCTTGCATGCCTCAAGGCATTCGACAACGTTCAAAGCCTTCCGGCGAAAGTTACAGGACGCAGGGAAACCAGTGAAAGCCGCACTGACGGCGACCGCCAGAAAGCTGCTCAGCGTCTTGAACAGTATGGTTGCGGACGGCGCCTACTTCCGGGAAATCCTGGCTACCTGA